One part of the Hydra vulgaris chromosome 01, alternate assembly HydraT2T_AEP genome encodes these proteins:
- the LOC136075387 gene encoding zinc finger MYM-type protein 5-like has product MKKVKSGATKRREKAAAREEIANHPKLTHFLKPLVQTRSVSIPTETTNNSDCHYLNTRVESDRLICESTSNAITIPPIFLSDDPSEWPDNVSDAQRCEIVKRGFKKIEIDFPYNLERRRFSLNYYNRKMKNGEIFERTWLIYSLNSNKVFCFCCKLFGITSSPFRQGMNTSEGLSKKLKEHETCSAHFKCFEQWMTLRKGIANQATIDEKQQKLLHNERIFWRAVLERILDITLFLSGRNLAFRGSDTAIGSKSNGNFLGVFELLAKYDTVLNELMQRIQDKETKEYYLSNDTQNELIRLLAREIESKNLSKVFGFNQSFRTKNK; this is encoded by the exons atgaaaaaagtgaaaagtggTGCCACTAAGAGAAGAGAAAAAGCTGCAGCCAGGGAGGAAATCGCAAATCACCCCAAGCtaacacattttttgaaaccattAGTTCAGACTAGAAGTGTTTCGATACCAACAGAAACTACAAATAATTCTGATTGTCATTATTTGAATACTAGAGTAGAGTCAGATAGGTTGATATGCGAGTCTACGTCAAATGCCATAACAATTCCGCCTATTTTTCTCAGTGATGATCCTTCTGAGTGGCCAGATAATGTTTCTGACGCACAGAGGTGTGAGATTGTTAAACGTGGTTTCAAAAAGATCGAAATTGATTTTCCATACAATTTAGAAAGAAGACGATTTTCACTGAACTATTATAACCGGAAGATGAAGAATGGAGAAATCTTTGAACGCACATGGCTCATATATTCTTTGAACAGCaataaagtgttttgtttttgttgcaaACTTTTTGGGATAACTTCTTCACCATTCCGGCAAGGAATGAACACTTCGGAAGGCttgtcaaaaaaacttaaagaacacGAAACATGCAGTGCACATTTCAAGTGCTTTGAACAATGGATGACTTTACGAAAAG GCATTGCAAATCAAGCTACCATAGACGAGAAACAACAAAAGTTGCTTCATAATGAGCGGATATTTTGGAGGGCTGTGTTAGAAAGGATACTAGACATTACCTTATTTCTTTCCGGAAGAAATCTTGCATTCCGTGGTTCAGACACAGCCATTGGTTCAAAGAGCAATGGAAACTTTCTTGGGGTGTTTGAATTACTGGCTAAGTATGATACCGTTCTCAATGAGCTTATGCAAAGAATTCAGGACAAAGAAACCAAGGAGTACTACTTGAGCAATGACACACAGAACGAGTTGATTAGACTTTTAGCCCGGGAGATTGAATCCAAAAACCTTTCTAAGGTTTTTGGATTCAATCAAAGTTTTCGCACAAAGAACAAATGA